The following are from one region of the Coffea eugenioides isolate CCC68of chromosome 2, Ceug_1.0, whole genome shotgun sequence genome:
- the LOC113760679 gene encoding reticulon-like protein B2: protein MAEHAGEHDSVVETVKEKITEKFHSHDSSSSDSDDDSKDKKPPSKDIKAKIYRLFGREKPVHKVLGGGKPADVFLWRDKKISASVLGVVTAIWVLFELLEYHLLTLFCHILILALAVLFLWSNASTFINKSPPQFPEVILPEDIVLGVASALRIEVNRALAALREIASGRDLKKFLAVIAGLWVFSILGSCCNFLTLFYISFILLHTVPVLYEKYEDQVDSFAEKAEAEIKKQYAVFNAKVLSKIPRGPLKDKKFV from the exons ATGGCCGAACATGCTGGTGAACACGATTCAGTAGTCGAAACTGTGAAGGAGAAGATCACTGAGAAATTTCACAGTCACGATTCTTCCTCCTCAGATTCCGATGACGATAGTAAGGATAAGAAGCCGCCGTCCAAAGATATCAAGGCCAAGATCTATCGCCTTTTCGGCCGTGAGAAGCCCGTTCATAAGGTCCTAGGCGGCGGTAAAC CTGCTGATGTTTTCCTTTGGAGGGATAAGAAGATTTCTGCTAGTGTGCTCGGTGTTGTGACAGCAATTTGGGTGCTTTTTGAATTGCTTGAATACCACTTGCTTACTCTATTTTGCCACATTCTGATTCTTGCACTAGCAGTCCTGTTTCTTTGGTCAAATGCTTCCACCTTCATTAACAA GTCACCACCACAATTTCCAGAAGTCATTCTTCCTGAAGACATAGTTCTGGGTGTGGCTTCTGCTCTTAGAATTGAAGTCAATAGAGCACTTGCTGCCCTACGTGAAATTGCATCTGGGAGAGATTTGAAAAAATTCCTTGCA GTGATTGCTGGCTTGTGGGTATTTTCAATTCTTGGGAGTTGCTGCAATTTCCTGACCTTGTTTTACATAT CATTCATTCTGCTGCACACAGTGCCTGTCCTCTATGAGAAATATGAGGATCAAGTTGATTCCTTTGCTGAGAAAGCTGAGGCAGAGATCAAGAAGCAGTATGCTGTTTTCAACGCCAAGGTATTGAGCAAAATTCCAAGAGGTCCCCTGAAAGACAAAAAGTTTGTCTAG